A window of Desmospora profundinema genomic DNA:
TACGAATTTATCGCCTTAGACCACCGGCCCCGAAGGGTCGGTTCTTTTTTTGTCCAACCCCGCATAGCGTCTATAGACAAGCTTCCTGGCGGGGGAGGAGTGAGGATGGAGTGGACGCTGCCCCAATGGGGGCAACTGATGACCCTGTTTATGATTGCGATTGCGATGGGGATGGATGCTTTCTCCCTCGGGATCGGAGTGGGGATGAGGGGAATCCTCCTACGGCAAGCGATTCTTGTCAGTATTACCATCGGATTTTTTCACACAGTCATGCCGTTGGCGGGCATGGTAATCGGCCGAGTGCTGGGTTTGTTTGTGGAAAAGATCGCAGTCATGGTAGGGGGCGGTCTCCTCATCTTTCTCGGGGTCAATATGCTTTATCATGCCCGGAAACAAGGGGAGGCAGGCGTACTCCGGGATCTGGCTTCTTTTTGGGGGATCTTTCTCTTTTCCGTCAGTGTCAGTCTTGACTCGTTGTCTGCCGGCTTGACGTTGGGGTTGTTTGAGGCGGACACTCTCTTGACCATGCTGTTGTTCGGCTGGATGGGCATGCTGATGGCG
This region includes:
- a CDS encoding manganese efflux pump MntP codes for the protein MEWTLPQWGQLMTLFMIAIAMGMDAFSLGIGVGMRGILLRQAILVSITIGFFHTVMPLAGMVIGRVLGLFVEKIAVMVGGGLLIFLGVNMLYHARKQGEAGVLRDLASFWGIFLFSVSVSLDSLSAGLTLGLFEADTLLTMLLFGWMGMLMAGAGLLLGRRVGAWIGGYGEAVGGMILIGLGLRFLL